In Solanum lycopersicum chromosome 3, SLM_r2.1, the genomic stretch TTAGCAAAATATTAATTGGTTTGAAATCAGGCCTGTTGAGATATAACCTTCTcatgtcttttaattttatcaatgaTGTTCTAAAAACCTGTAAAGAAGTACATTCAGAAGATCATTGCTTGCTATTCACCCTTGTTATTTTTACAGGATAATCTTTTGAATGGAGTAATATGCTTTTCCTCCTTGAGTCAATGACAATTAGACACAGGTTTACAGATATTTTGTGGttaaatggaaaaaaagaaagacaattttttaaataaagaaacgGGTGATAAAATTGCATATAATTAAGGGCAATTTTTGTGTACATCAATATTGGGAAGTCTTAAATTAGAGTAGCTGAAGTAGAAACGTGGCATAAAGAGAGACTCTAACGagaaaatcattttcttttgttttagcCACAGAAATGGCCCTCACCTTCAAGACATTACTGGTGCAAAAATCACCAAAACTTATGTCATTTCTGTACTATATTGTCTAATCGTTCGACCAAGATAATTACAAATAGCATCTGCACCATATTTATTGTGGTCAATGAAaactaaataaatcatattcatcTCGATTATTTAAAGCGAAAGCttattaacttaaaatatagataagtgaaaatagaaaataaattcaatgtcgacttatttttatatttttaatatctgTAGAACTCTAATCGGTTACCAACAAACCCCTTCATGTAatactaaataatttaaaaattgagcATATAAAAGTCATTGGATTTCATGTGTTATCCAATAGGTAGAAATGGATAGAAAAAATCCCTTTGAAAATGAGTACTATATGAGAGGCCCTATTTTTTTGCTGCCAAGGATATAATACTGTTAACTCCTCCTCTTCTCACTTCTTCCCCAATTTCTTTCAAATCCCAATCCTCACTCTTATCCTTCTCCGCCATGGCTTCAATTTCAGCAGCGGCTGCCACCGCCACTTCTTCTCCTAAGCTCCTAAACCCTTCTAATCCCCTTCTTCCTTCCGCTGCTAAACCATCTAAGCTTATCCTATCCTCTTCATTTACCCCCAACTTTTCTACCCTTCTCCTCCACTCACCCGCCGCTACTTCTCCCACTACCCACCACCAACGCCGCTTCACTGTCCGTGCTGCCCGTGGCAAATTCGAGAGGAAGAAACCCCATGTCAATATTGGCACTATTGGTCATGTTGACCATGGAAAGACTACCCTTACTGCTGCTTTAACCATGGCTCTTGCTTCTATGGGTAATTCCGCTCCCAAGAAGTATGATGAAATTGATGCCGCCCCAGAAGAGCGTGCTCGTGGGATTACTATTAATACGGCTACGGTTGAGTATGAGACTGAGAACCGACACTATGCCCACGTGGACTGCCCCGGTCACGCTGATTATGTCAAGAACATGATTACTGGTGCTGCCCAGATGGATGGAGCTATTCTTGTTGTTTCCGGTGCTGATGGCCCAATGCCACAGACCAAAGAACATATCTTGCTTGCTAAACAAGTGGGTGTTCCTAATATGGTGGTGTTTTTGAACAAACAAGATCAGGTTGATGATGAAGAGCTTCTTGAGCTTGTTGAGTTGGAGGTAAGAGAGCTTTTGTCTAGTTATGAGTTCCCTGGTGATGATATTCCTATTGTTTCTGGCTCTGCTCTTTTGGCTTTAGAGGCTTTAATGGCAAATCCTAGTATTAAGAGAGGTGAAAATGAATGGGTTGATAAGATTTTTACATTAATGGACAATGTTGATAGTTATATTCCTATTCCGCAAAGACAAACTGAGTTGCCTTTTTTGATGGCTATTGAAGATGTGTTTTCAATCACTGGTAGAGGTACAGTGGCAACAGGGAGAGTAGAGAGAGGGACTGTTAGGGTTGGAGAGACCGTTGATATTGTAGGATTAAGAGACACCAGGTCTACTACCGTGACCGGGGTTGAAATGTTTCAGAAGATTTTGGATGAAGCAATGGCTGGTGATAATGTGGGATTGTTGTTGAGAGGTATTCAGAAGATTGATATTCAAAGAGGAATGGTGTTGGCGAAACCGGGAACAATCACTCCTCACACCAAGTTTGAAGCTCTTGTGTATGTTCTGAAAAAGGAGGAGGGTGGCAGGCATTCCCCATTCTTTTCGGGGTATAGGCCTCAGTTTTACATGAGGACCACCGATGTAACTGGGAAGGTTACTTCCATTACCACTGACAAAGGGGATGAATCTAAGATGGTCATGCCTGGTGATCGTGTGAACTTGGTGGTTGAGCTCATTATGCCTGTCGCTTGTGAACAAGGGATGAGATTTGCCATCAGGGAAGGAGGAAAGACTGTTGGAGCTGGTGTCATTCAGAAAATTCTTGAGTGATCAACGAGCAGCAGCGCATTTCCATTCAAAATGGTCCGGTCCTTGTCATGCAATATTTTTAATCCCTTGTCATATATGCAACGTTTTGGTTACTTCTTTTCTTTTAGATCATAGGTTAGTTGGAGAAATCTTGTTATAAGTCAATGCTAGTGCACCTTTGCGAGTTTGCttcaatttttgtttgtttgtttgaaaaGAAGAACATTTTGTATCTTGTGTATGTTTAGTTTCCATCAGGAAAAATCATACTTTTGATTGAAACTCAACTTAAACATGCCAATGAAATTAGGTGCATTTGATATTTGTTTTGAAGAATTGATGCTGTCTGgtaacaccaaaaaaaaaaagaaaactgagatattttatttttacaacatattTTGCTTAGAACTTGTTTAGTGATGCTTAATTGTTATTATCAATTGTGGCTTATAATCCCCTAGTAGAAGTCTCTGTGAGTGATCAGTTGGTTCTATGTTGGAACTTGTCCCTTCTTGAATTTGGGCTGCTCGCGGACgctaaaattgtttctatggcctccatgactgggacctgcctgatcttgaggcctaggcctcctaacatcacgtacacctctcctctttcggctgtcctctacctgctggacatgcatcattaatctagaaagatccatattatcatggagcatcgcagccCGACAATCTTCCTCCAGGTCTCCattgattcctgtgaggaatCTGCTCATCTCCTCCCTGCTGGTAGAAACTAAGggagtagcatacctggatgaTTTCAACAAAGTTAAGTACTCTCATCATTCTTGTTATCAAATACTAAGGGAAGTACATACCTTGATAActtcacaaacttcagggaatactccctgacagtCATGGATccttgcttgaggttgatgaactcctcaaccttggcctctttcatctctctagggaagaatCTTTCCAAAAATGCTGTCTTGAACAGCTCCCAGGTGACTGGCACCCCTCCTAGGACACGGCTATCTCGCCACattttgcaccaagtctgtgcaacatctttgagctggtaggaagccaactcagccttctcaatatcagtggCCCCCATGGCCACCAGTATCTTATGCAACTCGTCTATAAATTCCTGGGGATCTTCTGAAGTCTTAGCCCCTGTGaaaattggaggattcatcctcgtgaagtctcgcaGTCTATCAGCTATGCTGCGAGCCGGTGGGTTTTCCCTTAGAACATCCTGCCGGttgacttgggcagtcatagcttgggcctgcatcgtgatggcctgtgccatctgggctagagatgccctcacctccgcatcagtcaacccagctgggttcactggcatggccactccttcagctggagcctggggtggattctGATTACCCCTAGCTGCTGCTGCTCCCGTCCTCAGACCCTTAGTTCCCCAGgtattcattctctgaaaacagcaaggttgatgttagacacgttcGTAACACCAAGAATTTAAACATTAGGAAGAGCACAATAAGATAAGAAGAAGGGAAGtctttcctacgcatcatgcagtctctaatccaggatagtggtgcacttcactaccatgacttagaaactactcaatgtggttgatgtgaactcattattcgaggaatttaacctagcgctctgataccaactttgtcacgaccggaatctagaccccagacgagaccggcgtcgttgacctctcagaggtcgcagacaagcctgcttacgtcattcttactttacatagattaattttagcgtcCGCGAGCAGCCCAAATTCAAGAAGGGGCAACAGAGTGCTGGAAATTCTGACCCTCAGAGAAATACAACGCCTAGAGGAGGCAGACCCGAACCCAAGaggggcaatggaggtgagatgcagcgtcCAAGGAAgacttgtactaagtgtggccGAATGCACCTTGGAGAATGtagacagggcactaatgcctgtttcggttgtggtaagagtggacacatggtcATAGACTGTCCCCAGAACAGAGGTCAGGCTGggggtaatgctcagcctaggcctacCCCACATAATGCAGCAGCAACCGAACCTCCGAAGAGAAACAGATTTTATGCCTTGAAAGgtagggaggagcaggagaagtccgctgatgtggtcacaggtatgctgcaagtattctcaacttctgtttatgctttacttgatccagggtctacgctttcctttgtaactcctctgCTTGCCCTTACCTTTGAAATACTAcctgaagttctgcatgatcctatagtggttagtacgccATTAGGAGAAAATGTGAGAACCGAAAGGGTATACAAgaattgcccaatagttgtgagtggcaaggctatgtgtgcaaacttgattgagttacccatgcatgattttgatattattcttggcatggactggcttcacagccattatgcttgcttggactgtcgtagtagagtggtgaggtttcgtttccctaatgaagaagagttagtctgggaggggtacaatccGATTCGTCCTAAccccttgatttcaaatcttaaggccaataaaatgatggccaaagggttattatgtcatctagtgagtgttaatgatttagatcatgatgttccttccatagactcggtGCCTGTAGTAAATGAattcctagatgtgtttcctgaagatttgcctggagtccctccccttcgagagattgactttggtatcgacttagaacctgatactaaaccaatctcaattcctccttatagaatggctccagcagaactcaaggagttgaagctgcagttaaaagatctcacggataagggtttcattcagccgagcatatccccttggggcgctccagtgttgtttgtaaagaaaaaggatggaacccttagaatgtgtatcgattatcggcagctcaacaaagtcactataaagaataagtacccacttcccagaattgatgatttgttcgatcagctccaagggtctagtttcttctctaagattgatcttcgttcagggtatcatcagcttagagttaGGGATAGGGATGTCCCAAAAACAGCttttcgtacccgttatggtcattatgagttcttggttatgtcattcggtctcacgaatgcacctgctgcatttatggacctcatgaacagagttttccgtgaataccttgactctttcgtcatagtattcattgatgacattctcatctactctaagaccaaggaagagcatgaacagcatttgagactaaccttgcaggtacttagacagcatcagctgtatgccaaattcagcaagtgtgaattctggctgagatcagtgaccttcctgggccatgttgtgtccgatcaaggTGTAGAAGTGGACCCCAGAAAGACTGAAGCCGTTAAGAAGTGGCCAAAGCCTCTTACACCCACCGATATCCGTAGCTttctgggattggctggttactaccgcaggttcgtggagggattttcttccattgctgccccacttacagccttgacaaagaagaaatccaagtatgaatggacggagacttgtgagaagagtttccaggagctcaaggacagactcacttcagccccggtgcttactctgcctaagagtggcgagaattacactgtctattgcgatgcatctagggtcggtttgggatgtgttcttatgcaggctggtaaggtgatagcttatgcttccagacagctcaaggttcatgaaaagaattatcccactcatgacttggagttggcagctgtggtgtttgcgttgaagttatggaggcattatctatatggagtacacgtggatgtgttcacggatcataagagtctccagtacgtgttcacgcAGAGGGAGCTGAATCTACGGCAACGcagatggttggagctgttgaaggattatgacatgaatgtgcactatcatccaggtaaggctaatgttgtggctgatgctttgagcaggatgagcatggggagtacagcccacgttgaggatgagaagaaggagctagtgaaagaGGTACACAGACTGGCCAGGCTGGGTGTAcggttggttgactctactagtggaggtgtatcagttcaccctagttctgaatcatccctgatagtggaagtcaagaagggtcagcatctcgatcctgtgttgatggagatgaaggactcagtgttgttaaaaatgaatgagtcttttgctttgggagatgatggcatacttagATACCAGAACCGGTTGTGCGTACCAGATGTAGATGATTTACGGACCAAGATTGttacagaggcccatggttccagatattccatacatccaggttccacaaaaatgtatcatgatcttaagcagatttattggtgggatggcatgaagaaggatattgcagactatgtggctaagtgtcctaattgtcagcaggttaaggcagagcatcttaagcctggtggtctgactcagattattgaggttccgacttggaaatgggaggccattaatatggacttcgttgttggtcttccgaggactaggaggcagcatgattctatatgggttattgtggacaggctgactaagtctgcccactttatccctgtgaagtccacttacagggccgaggattacgcgagactctacattgatgagattgtgagatggcatgggattcctttgtctattatttcagatagaggagctcagtttacttcgcatttttggagatctttccagaaaagcttaggcacgcaggtgaaacttagcactgcctttcatcctcagacagatgggcaggcagagcgcactattcagacattggaggacatgttgagagcgtgtgtgattgactttagaggtaattgggatgaccatctacctttgatagagttctcgtataataatagctaccactccagcattgggatggcaccatttgaggcattgtatggtaggaggtgtagatctccagttgggtggttcgaggttggagagtcatctattttgggtccagagatcattcatgaggccttggaGAAAGTTAGAATGATTAGAGACAGGTTGGCTACCGCTTACAGCCGacaaaagtcatatgcagacaacagaaaacgacccttagaatttaacgttggtgaccaggtttacttgaagatatcgcctatgaaaggggtgatgcgatttggtagaaaagggaagcttagtccgaggtatgtggggccatatgagatcctacagcgcgtgggtgaggtggcctatgagttagcattgcctgcggagctagcttctgttcatccagtctttcatgtctctatgttgaagaagtgcctaggtgatccagcatcaatcctacctgtagaaggtttgggggttggtgaagacttgtcctatgaggaagtacctgttgagatcttagacagacaggtcaagcggctgaggaacaaggagattgccacagtgaaggtattgtggagaaaccatcttgttgagggtgctacgtgggaggctgaggccgacatgagatcccgatatccacatcttttcaaCTCTTGAGGTTAGGCTTCCTACTCGTAAGACTATAGTTCCTTATCTCTTCATATTTGTTGCTATTGGCTGATTGTACATAGCAATTAGGTTATGATCTCATTGGCATTATGAGGTGAAAaggtagtgtcattcggggacgaatgttcctaagggggggataatgtaacgattcaaaaaaaaaaaagaattatgtaaataagaataaataggtatttaagggcataattgtcctttcacattttaaatgaataaataaataaataaataaataaaacagatttgtatttatttattttaatgttatttgactaattcttgaattagtctcctaatccaattagccctctctctctctcacgcttctaaactccctctctcacgttctccatcttcctcacattatttctgctaaaatatcaataattttcatgcttgaagaactcacaaaaaaaatttttaagcaaaagaaaaagtaatcaaaacgtcaaggctaagagaggttcgtcgagagaggtatactttgaagtgaattgggagtggtttggaggagttttccgggcagcaacattaaagtttgaacatcgattaaggtatgagtttctctcatggaattctttctccaagagtactttctttcggacgtttcttaaactcttgaaactaaggttgttccccttcgtatgtccttgtccttagctccctaatgaatttgtaggatgggtatgttgtgctgctagatttttgcatgaatgatgtgtttaaattaaatatgagtgTGTTTATGTGCGGGAAATCGCGATAATGATCATCAGAATATGACCGGAAAAAGTTGATGTATGGGTGTGTATAGGGCAGTGTTTTAGGCATTGTTTTGGGGTatataagttgtttatttatcatgtattttatgtgtgaaatgggtgtgcaatgtgatgttcattttgatgaagcatagtgaagtgaatgaaccatgaaatctccctaagaactaatgtgaaacttgatgaaaaagtgcagaaaaaaatagtggaataaatttccaaaaacatagaaataggtttaaaaagaatctggaaatttttggatgtcaaagaattaaaaaaaaaatagaggggctgtgggggttcgaacccaccacctcacagcctcctcttcagcgaaaatgagaggaaaaataagggggctgtgggggttcgaacccacaacctccctattcaagcgaatgtaattaaaaataataataataataaattaaaattctaattaaagttaaaaaaattaattctcttatgtaaacattgagattaaatttagaattttgattaaaaatagaatattaattcttttatgtaaatattgagatttaaattagaattctaattaaattagaaaattattctttcatgtaaatgattgaaatttaatttagaattctaattaaaatagaaaatgtattatgtcacgaaaatgttgagatttaatttagagttctaaatttatgaatattagaactaaaatcaatgaaaaatataaatgatgtccaaataattcaagatttgggttctcgtgcccaaacctccgtattgatacataagtcatacgtgagtaaaatattcaagaataatgtaatctactttgatcaaaaatcaagatcttggtatatatacaagatacataagtcttgtaatacataatcttaggaaaataagaatcacttaacgaactataaacgaagccccatggcttgtatgtatagacacataagtttaacatacgttcaagaataagtgaacctaagatatacgtaatgaaatgaagaatgtggtgacaatcatgatgtgaggttaatgcgtatgatgagagcaatcgtaaatgagcttaagtaaatgttaccgatacatactcaccaatgagagtgtaagataatgaagagaccagtctctatgaatactctaataaaaatattgagtttaaaacacttaatactaatgatgagatgagaaatcatctattgagctatgatgtcttcatacta encodes the following:
- the LOC101245244 gene encoding elongation factor Tu, chloroplastic; translation: MASISAAAATATSSPKLLNPSNPLLPSAAKPSKLILSSSFTPNFSTLLLHSPAATSPTTHHQRRFTVRAARGKFERKKPHVNIGTIGHVDHGKTTLTAALTMALASMGNSAPKKYDEIDAAPEERARGITINTATVEYETENRHYAHVDCPGHADYVKNMITGAAQMDGAILVVSGADGPMPQTKEHILLAKQVGVPNMVVFLNKQDQVDDEELLELVELEVRELLSSYEFPGDDIPIVSGSALLALEALMANPSIKRGENEWVDKIFTLMDNVDSYIPIPQRQTELPFLMAIEDVFSITGRGTVATGRVERGTVRVGETVDIVGLRDTRSTTVTGVEMFQKILDEAMAGDNVGLLLRGIQKIDIQRGMVLAKPGTITPHTKFEALVYVLKKEEGGRHSPFFSGYRPQFYMRTTDVTGKVTSITTDKGDESKMVMPGDRVNLVVELIMPVACEQGMRFAIREGGKTVGAGVIQKILE